The following are from one region of the Prevotella communis genome:
- a CDS encoding thiamine phosphate synthase, whose amino-acid sequence MKLIILTKATFFVEEDKILTTLFEEGMDNLHLYKPDSEPVYSERLLTLLPEDYYRKITVHDHFYLREEFGLKGIHLNTADAELPYGYKGHFSCTCHSIAELHDAKKKADYVFLKTIFDSQSNPQDKQTISEEELREASRKGLIDKHVYAMGGINLDNIRQMRDLGFGGVVICGDLWNRFNIHQEQDYKDLISHFQKLQKAVN is encoded by the coding sequence ATGAAACTTATCATCCTGACAAAGGCCACGTTTTTCGTGGAAGAAGACAAGATCCTGACCACTCTTTTCGAAGAAGGGATGGATAATCTGCACTTATACAAACCTGATTCGGAACCCGTCTATTCCGAACGGTTGCTTACCCTCCTACCTGAAGATTACTATAGGAAAATCACCGTTCACGATCATTTCTACCTACGTGAGGAATTTGGTCTTAAAGGTATTCACCTCAATACAGCCGATGCAGAACTGCCCTATGGCTACAAAGGCCATTTCAGCTGCACCTGCCACAGTATTGCCGAACTGCATGATGCCAAGAAGAAAGCCGATTATGTTTTCCTGAAGACCATCTTCGACAGTCAGAGCAATCCCCAAGACAAGCAAACAATCAGCGAGGAGGAGCTGCGCGAGGCCAGCAGGAAAGGTCTTATCGACAAGCATGTCTACGCGATGGGCGGCATCAATCTTGACAATATCCGTCAGATGCGCGACTTGGGTTTTGGAGGCGTAGTCATCTGTGGCGACCTGTGGAATCGTTTCAACATCCATCAGGAGCAGGACTACAAGGATCTCATATCTCACTTCCAGAAGTTACAAAAAGCAGTTAACTAA